The Podospora pseudopauciseta strain CBS 411.78 chromosome 2 map unlocalized CBS411.78m_2, whole genome shotgun sequence genome has a window encoding:
- the ORM1 gene encoding sphingolipid homeostasis protein orm1 (COG:S; EggNog:ENOG503NW7W; BUSCO:EOG09264F60) has protein sequence MADKAGRRRRSSSILQVYHEPPEPIEQLSDQSALPNLNANWVNAKGAWTIHFVLIFGLKIFYDSLPGVSQETSWTLTNITYMFGSYIMFHYVRGVPFEFNGGAYDNLNMWEQIDDGAQYTPAKKFLLSVPIVLFLLSTHYTHYDLAYFTINFLAVLGVVIPKLPVSHRMRVGLFSGVPED, from the exons ATGGCAGACAAGGCCGGCCGAAGAAGGAGGTCTAGTAGTATCCTCCAGGTCTACCATGAGCCACCAGAGCCCATTGAGCAGCTGAGCGACCAGTCTGCCCTGCCGAACCTGAACGCCAACTGGGTCAATGCTAAAG GTGCATGGACAATTCACTTTGTCTTGATCTTTGGCCTCAAGATCTTCTACGACAGTCTCCCCGGCGTTTCACAGGAGACATCATGGACGTTGACCAACATCACGTACATGTTTGGCTCCTACATTATGTTCCACTACGTCCGCGGCGTGCCATTCGAGTTCAACGGCGGAGCGTACGACAACCTGAACATGTGGGAGCAAATTGATGATGGAGCCCAGTACACGCCCGCCAAGAAATTTCTCCTGAGCGTCCCCATTGTGCTCTTCCTCCTGAGTACGCACTATACGCACTACGATTTGGCCTATTTTACAATCAACTTTCTCGCTGTTCTGGGAGTCGTAATTCCAAAACTGCCCGTC AGTCACCGCATGCGCGTTGGACTGTTTTCGGGAGTGCCTGAAGATTAG
- a CDS encoding uncharacterized protein (EggNog:ENOG5038BYG; COG:O): MKASIVALGAAWVIKAAPFPVSSIPPEPLEAASADTIPPASAGPISSPLPFYQGAEGDDELADRLCKAGGSGVYCHTKTLVRPGLTVYPTRPIVIPIAHTRTVAAWQPTSGAATVSSPHPSAEPSAQPSLQISPIASLVSSLVFPRPSPEPKVEVEVKTEVKTEVKSELEIEVEEEVPTDVETDAETEAQHELQDELEVGGQQEFASDYPSVRASAAIPSVRSDPLPTPQPSPKPEASAPSAQPNPSTATEVPFPEPSPAGAEFDLGCHPNSKTPCNASKKWGHSVDEGNYNGYDGESGFRPGKSRGDLEDWESEWTDDDYFGGGGGGGAGFDFPDYSDFDDERGGKGNFPGGNLDKDNNFGGNQHDNNHGDNNHDDNNHDDKHHKHKDHKHKDHKHDKHDKHDKHDKHDKHDKHDKHKDKHHDEDKDEKSPFSGIPHLPGGNNDKHDDHKHDDHKHDNKHDHKHHDNKHHDNKHHDNKHHDNKHDKHNKHKHDHKHDDHKHDDHKHDDHKHDDHKHDDHKHDDHKHDNKHDNKDHNGGNPFPGFPVPGGQHGHGGQDGHGGHDGHGGGFPGGHGNGGHGFPPYVVLEVMIMTVLRTSLDMMTSAMATMATTMAATPTLSTLLLGCLPIVYQIMTAALTPDHTAFRSLHRLLCLASTETDKATGMVAKTDLGLIAVTATAAILVMIITELDALKAILAALFNTATEGLHSVKLILTAALRSNLANPTTPNTPIHSPRGTSTSTPQAVTGPRLLFPARANTAAMYRRRMCLAMGTIALLPMFLAEELVAFHLLRLTCLGDNCPPPPPVHCGNGTDCGPFIPAPPAKHCKGSNCEVNTQGPASCDDDDDDDDCWDTSDDSGSDSDGDCDSSSGSDCDSSSGSDCDSSSGSDCGSSSGSDCDSSFGSDCDADSDSDCDSGSESDHEPTKCVKPQQPQQPQQPQQQPQPQQPQPQQLQPQQPQQPQQPQPPKPECEEQPECGKPQPPAQPPKAENSQPPAPQAPPYEHPNYIQPQPAPQGNASNPPPAPCCSGPKPVLVPVPAHVPEYESDSGSDSGYDCGSSSDSGYDCGSSSDSGSDSCSGSDSCSGSDSDSDNEDDYWAPPVAPHEECPEDDGGPSDCGGGNPPAPPIDDGGYVEEQSYVPPPPPVIGGPGPVIPSPLPEPAQPYEAPPAPAPAPAPAPAPAPAPPHEQPPATPSDSAPLPVYTAGAAVNFQASFGMAGFVAVAVAAIGQVY; this comes from the exons ATGAAGGCCTCAATAGTGGCCCTTGGTGCCGCATGGGTTATCAAGGCTGCTCCCTTTCCGGTGTCATCTATACCACCTGAACCGCTCGAGGCAGCATCAGCCGATACCATTCCGCCGGCTTCTGCTGGCCCCatctcctctccccttcccttttATCAGGGTGCGGAAGGAGATGACGAGCTCGCCGACAGACTGTGCAAAGCCGGCGGCAGCGGTGTCTACTGCCACACCAAGACTCTCGTGAGACCAGGTCTCACAGTCTACCCAACCAGGCCCATCGTCATACCCATTGCCCACACCAGAACCGTAGCTGCGTGGCAGCCAACATCGGGAGCTGCCACAGTTTCCAGTCCTCACCCCTCGGCCGAACCATCCGCCCAGCCTTCTTTGCAAATCTCTCCCATCGCTTCTCTGGTCTCCTCGCTTGTCTTTCCCCGGCCTTCACCTGAACCGAAGGTCGAGGTGGAAGTCAAGACTGAGGTGAAAACCGAGGTCAAGAGCGAGCTCGAGATcgaagttgaggaggaggtcccGACTGATGTCGAGACTGATGCTGAGACCGAGGCCCAACATGAGCTACAGGATGAGCTAGAGGTGGGGGGGCAACAGGAGTTTGCCTCTGACTACCCCTCTGTCCGGGCCTCTGCTGCCATTCCTTCTGTCCGGTCAGACCCTTTGCCTACACCGCAGCCATCGCCCAAGCCAGAAGCCTCTGCCCCCAGTGCTCAGCCCAACCCGTCCACCGCTACAGAGGTTCCTTTCCCGGAGCCTTCTCCTGCCGGTGCGGAGTTTGACCTCGGCTGCCACCCGAACAGCAAAACACCATGCAATGCCTCCAAGAAGTGGGGTCACTCTGTTGATGAAGGAAATTACAATGGCTATGATGGAGAGTCTGGCTTCAGACCCGGCAAGTCTCGGGGCGATCTTGAAGACTGGGAAAGCGAATGGACGGATGATGACTAtttcggcggcggtggcggcggtggtgcagGCTTCGACTTCCCCGATTATAGTGattttgatgatgagaggggaggaaaaggcaacTTCCCTGGCGGCAACCtggacaaggacaacaatTTTGGCGGCAACCAGCATGACAACAACCACGGTGACAACAACCATGATGACAACAACCACGATGATAAACATCACAAGCACAAGGACCACAAGCACAAGGACCACAAGCACGACAAGCACGACAAGCATGACAAGCACGACAAGCATGACAAGCACGACAAGCATGATAAGCACAAGGATAAGCATCATGATGAGGACAAAGATGAAAAGAGTCCATTCTCAGGTattcctcatcttccaggCGGCAATAACGACAAGCACGACGATCACAAGCACGATGATCACAAGCACGACAATAAGCACGACCACAAGCACCATGACAACAAGCACCATGACAACAAGCACCATGATAACAAGCACCATGACAACAAGCATGACAAGCACAATAAACACAAGCATGACCACAAGCACGATGACCACAAGCACGATGACCACAAGCACGATGACCACAAGCACGATGACCACAAGCACGATGACCACAAGCACGATGACCACAAGCATGACAACAAGCACGACAACAAAGACCATAATGGTGGGAATCCTTTCCCCGGATTCCCTGTTCCTGGTGGTCAGCACGGTCATGGTGGACAAGACGGTCATGGCGGACACGATGGACATGGTGGAGGATTCCCCGGAGGTCACGGCAACGGCGGTCATGGCTTCCCCCCCTATG TGGTTTTGGAGGTCATGATCATGACCGTTTTGAGGACGAGTCTGGACATGATGACTTCGGCCATGGCCACAATGGCAACAACCATGGCAGcgaccccaaccctctctaccctcctcctcgggtgTCTCCCGATCGTCTACCAGATCATGACGGCCGCCCTGACACCGGACCATACGGCGTTCCGatccctccaccgcctcctgtGCCTGGCTTCGACAGAAACGGACAAAGCAACGGGTATGGTGGCCAAGACGGATCTGGGTTTGATCGCGGTCACGGCCACAGCGGCAATCTTGGTGATGATTATCACAGAGCTCGATGCCCTGAAGGCTATTCTTGCCGCCCTGTTCAATACTGCGACCGAAGGACTCCATTCTGTGAAATTGATACTGACCGCTGCCCTCCGTTCCAATCTTGCCAACCCAACTACCCCGAACACGCCCATCCATTCCCCCCGCGGGACgtcaacctcaacaccacaggCGGTTACCGGCCCCCGCCTCCTGTTCCCTGCGAGGGCGAACACTGCAGCCATGTACCGCCGCCGTATGTGCCTTGCCATGGGGACAATTGCCCTCCTCCCTATGTTCCTTGCAGAGGAGCTGGTTgccttccatctcctccgccttaCGTGCCTT GGCGACAActgccctcctccgccgccagtTCACTGCGGTAATGGGACAGACTGCGGGCCGTTCATTCCTGCCCCTCCTGCTAAGCACTGCAAGGGAAGCAACTGTGAGGTGAATACCCAGGGGCCCGCTAGCtgcgatgacgatgacgatgacgatgactGCTGGGACACCTCGGACGACTCGGGCAGTGACAGTGACGGTGACTGCGATTCCAGCTCCGGGTCTGACTGCGATTCCAGCTCCGGGTCTGACTGTGATTCCAGCTCCGGGTCTGACTGTGGTTCCAGCTCTGGGTCTGACTGCGACTCTAGCTTTGGGTCTGACTGCGATGCAGATTCGGATTCAGACTGCGACTCCGGAAGCGAATCCGACCACGAGCCCACCAAGTGTGTGAagcctcaacagcctcagcagccccagcagcctcaacagcagccccaacctcagcagccccaacctcagcagctccaacctcagcaacctcagcaacctcagcaacctcagccTCCCAAACCCGAGTGCGAAGAGCAGCCCGAGTGCGGGAAGCCGCAACCTCCGGCCCAACCTCCCAAGGCAGAGAATTCCCAACCTCCAGCACCCCAGGCTCCTCCTTATGAGCACCCCAACTATATTCAGCCTCAACCTGCTCCTCAAGGGAATGCTTCCAATCCGCCACCGGCCCCTTGCTGCTCGGGCCCCAAGCCGGTTCTGGTCCCAGTCCCAGCACATGTTCCGGAGTATGAGTCTGACTCTGGCTCTGACTCTGGCTATGACTGTGGCTCTTCCTCCGACTCTGGCTATGACTGTGGCTCTTCCTCCGACTCTGGCTCCGACTCTTGCTCCGGCTCCGACTCTTGCTCCGGCTCCGACTCTGACTCGGATAATGAGGATGACTATTGGGCTCCCCCAGTTGCTCCGCACGAAGAGTGCCCCGAGGACGACGGTGGTCCGAGTGATTGCGGCGGTGGCAacccccctgcccctcccattgatgatggaggcTATGTTGAAGAGCAAAGCTACgtcccgcctcctccaccggtCATCGGCGGCCCCGGCCCTGTGATCCCCTCTCCTCTGCCCGAGCCGGCCCAGCCTTACGAGgcccctcctgctcctgctcctgctcctgctcctgctcctgctcctgctcctgctcctccccatGAGCAACCCCCCGCGACACCATCCGATTCCGCCCCGCTACCAGTCTATACTGCAGGAGCGGCGGTCAATTTCCAGGCCAGCTTCGGCATGGCTGGGTTCGTGGCTGTTGCCGTGGCAGCAATCGGGCAGGTTTACTAG